From Halotia branconii CENA392, the proteins below share one genomic window:
- a CDS encoding pentapeptide repeat-containing protein — protein sequence MNFRLSNRIWASLLSLLLWGVFGITATFGCVPTAFALEYNKEILVQADFSGRDLTDSSFTKANLRQSNFSHANLSGVSFFAANLESANLEEVNLTYATLDSARLIKANLTNAVLEGAFAANAKFDGAIIDGADFTDVLLRQDEQKKLCQVAKGTNPTTGRDTRDTLFCR from the coding sequence ATGAATTTTAGATTAAGCAATCGGATATGGGCAAGCTTACTCAGTTTATTGCTTTGGGGAGTATTTGGCATCACAGCAACTTTCGGTTGTGTTCCCACAGCTTTTGCCCTGGAATATAACAAAGAAATTTTGGTACAGGCTGATTTTTCAGGACGTGATTTAACAGATTCTAGTTTTACTAAAGCTAATCTCCGTCAGAGTAACTTCAGTCATGCCAACTTGAGTGGTGTAAGCTTTTTTGCAGCAAACTTAGAGTCGGCAAATTTAGAGGAAGTAAATCTCACATACGCTACTTTAGACTCAGCCCGTCTCATTAAAGCAAATTTAACAAATGCTGTTTTGGAAGGTGCGTTTGCGGCTAATGCTAAATTTGATGGTGCAATTATTGATGGAGCAGATTTTACTGATGTGCTGCTGCGTCAAGATGAGCAAAAAAAATTGTGCCAAGTCGCCAAAGGTACTAATCCAACTACAGGAAGAGACACGCGAGATACTTTGTTTTGTCGGTAG
- a CDS encoding DEAD/DEAH box helicase, with amino-acid sequence MRDAFSRLAPFIQEYIYHHNWTELRPAQLAACQVIFDTDTHLLVAAATAAGKTEAAFLPVITQLYEKPASTIGVLYIGPIKALINDQFERLNGLLKSADIPVWHWHGDVAQSRKSKLLKNPQGILQITPESLESLLINKHSELIRLFGDLRFVIIDEIHAFMGSERGCQIICQLQRLAKVTSTQPRRIGLSATLGDYAMAEAWLRSGTENPVTTPTIAAGKRQIKLAVEHFYLTNEVDDSETTAYEQYVFNLSKHRKCLIFANNRTQTESIIASLRQTATKQALPDIYHVHHGSISASLRQAAENAMREPNHPAVTAATLTLELGIDIGHLERVIQLESPLSVASFLQRLGRSGRRGESADMRFVCAESQPLSEAPFPEQIPWQLLQCIAIIQLYLEERWIEPINPIKYPFSLLYHQTMSILAATGKLSPAVLAKQVLNLPPFAAISSEDFKLLLRYLIDIDHLQKTEQGKLMIGLTGEKVVGKFQFYAVFPDSQEYVVKQATTAIGSIAMPPPVGNQFALAGRTWEVLEVDFRKKVVSVKQVEGKSTIYWRGGSGTIHTKVLQKMRQILLENVEYSYLQDNAQQRLQIARQLAKSAELYKKNIMQLEKGKCCIFPWMGTVAYRTLERLLNSFCRESLEINSIGGTNPYYLIVKLSKDKFPYFQQEIVSLCEQRIAPEDLVSSSEAPEIQKYDQFIPHPLLRKAFARDYLDLVEVKQQVALW; translated from the coding sequence ATGAGAGATGCTTTCAGCAGACTTGCACCCTTCATTCAAGAATATATATATCATCACAACTGGACTGAATTAAGACCAGCTCAACTTGCTGCGTGTCAAGTTATATTTGATACTGACACTCACTTGTTAGTTGCTGCTGCTACCGCTGCGGGAAAAACAGAAGCAGCTTTTTTACCAGTGATTACCCAATTATATGAAAAACCCGCCAGTACGATAGGTGTATTATATATTGGCCCGATTAAAGCTTTAATTAACGATCAATTTGAACGCCTCAACGGTTTACTAAAATCGGCAGATATTCCTGTTTGGCATTGGCATGGTGATGTTGCTCAAAGTCGCAAAAGCAAGCTTTTAAAAAATCCCCAAGGTATTTTGCAAATCACACCAGAATCATTAGAAAGCTTATTAATTAATAAACATAGTGAACTAATACGCTTATTTGGTGATTTGCGCTTTGTAATTATCGATGAAATTCATGCTTTCATGGGTTCTGAACGCGGTTGTCAAATTATCTGTCAATTACAGCGTTTAGCAAAAGTGACATCTACACAACCCCGGCGTATTGGTTTGTCAGCAACTCTTGGCGACTATGCAATGGCTGAAGCATGGTTGCGTTCTGGAACCGAAAACCCAGTAACTACTCCCACAATTGCAGCAGGAAAACGTCAAATAAAGTTGGCTGTAGAACACTTTTATCTGACAAATGAAGTCGATGATTCTGAGACAACAGCATACGAACAATATGTTTTCAACCTGAGTAAACATCGTAAATGTCTAATCTTTGCTAACAACCGCACTCAAACCGAATCTATCATCGCGTCTTTGCGACAAACAGCTACAAAACAAGCACTACCAGATATCTATCATGTACATCATGGCAGTATCTCTGCTAGTCTGCGACAAGCTGCTGAAAATGCTATGCGCGAACCCAATCATCCAGCTGTTACTGCCGCTACTTTAACTTTAGAGTTAGGTATAGATATTGGTCATTTAGAGCGAGTCATTCAGTTAGAATCTCCTCTTTCTGTAGCTAGTTTTTTACAAAGGTTAGGCCGGAGTGGGAGAAGAGGCGAATCTGCTGATATGCGCTTTGTCTGTGCTGAAAGTCAACCATTATCCGAAGCACCTTTTCCAGAACAAATTCCTTGGCAACTTCTACAATGTATCGCCATTATCCAACTTTATTTAGAAGAACGTTGGATTGAGCCAATAAATCCAATTAAATATCCCTTTAGTTTGCTTTATCATCAAACAATGAGTATTTTAGCAGCAACAGGAAAACTTTCACCTGCGGTTTTGGCTAAACAGGTTTTAAATTTGCCACCATTTGCAGCTATCTCTTCAGAAGATTTTAAGTTATTATTACGCTATTTAATTGATATTGATCACCTTCAAAAAACAGAACAAGGCAAACTAATGATTGGTTTAACTGGGGAAAAAGTTGTAGGTAAATTTCAATTTTATGCTGTTTTCCCAGACAGCCAAGAATATGTAGTGAAACAAGCAACCACAGCAATTGGTAGTATTGCCATGCCGCCTCCTGTTGGCAATCAATTTGCCTTGGCAGGAAGAACCTGGGAAGTCTTAGAAGTTGATTTTAGAAAAAAAGTAGTTTCTGTAAAGCAGGTAGAAGGTAAATCTACTATTTATTGGCGTGGTGGCAGTGGTACTATCCATACAAAAGTTTTGCAAAAAATGCGACAGATTTTATTAGAAAATGTAGAATATAGCTATTTACAAGATAATGCTCAACAACGGTTACAAATAGCTCGTCAATTAGCAAAATCTGCTGAATTATATAAAAAAAATATCATGCAGTTAGAAAAAGGTAAATGCTGCATTTTTCCTTGGATGGGTACGGTTGCTTACCGAACATTAGAAAGATTACTCAATTCTTTTTGTCGTGAATCTTTAGAAATTAATAGTATTGGTGGGACAAATCCCTATTATTTAATAGTCAAACTAAGTAAAGATAAATTTCCATATTTTCAGCAAGAAATAGTTTCACTATGTGAACAAAGAATCGCGCCTGAAGATTTGGTAAGTTCCTCAGAAGCACCAGAAATTCAAAAGTATGATCAGTTTATTCCTCATCCACTTCTGCGAAAAGCTTTTGCTAGAGACTATTTAGATCTTGTAGAAGTTAAGCAACAAGTAGCATTATGGTAA
- a CDS encoding YraN family protein, with amino-acid sequence MANLPPSHYDDIGQLGEDLVAQWLESTDWVILHRRFSCRWGEIDIIAQHHDCKSVKDTINPISTQYSTLAFVEVKTRSSSNWDAGGRSAITLQKQAKLSRTAGIFLAQYPQMANYACRFDVAIVYCQRILKQRSQLTASRQALISASVAGYQFYLQEYIPAAFDSAIDS; translated from the coding sequence ATGGCGAATCTTCCTCCATCTCATTATGACGATATTGGTCAATTAGGAGAAGACCTAGTTGCACAATGGTTAGAATCTACAGATTGGGTGATTTTACACCGTCGCTTTAGTTGCCGATGGGGAGAAATTGATATTATTGCTCAACATCATGACTGCAAGTCTGTTAAAGATACAATTAATCCTATCTCTACTCAATATTCAACCTTAGCGTTTGTCGAAGTTAAAACCCGTAGTTCCAGCAATTGGGACGCAGGGGGTAGAAGTGCAATTACTCTGCAAAAACAAGCCAAACTTTCGCGCACGGCTGGAATATTTTTAGCTCAATATCCTCAGATGGCAAATTATGCCTGTCGCTTTGATGTTGCTATTGTATATTGTCAGCGAATATTAAAACAGCGATCGCAGCTTACAGCTTCTCGCCAAGCCCTTATTAGCGCATCAGTCGCAGGATATCAATTTTATCTTCAAGAATATATTCCCGCAGCTTTCGACTCTGCAATTGATAGCTGA